The following coding sequences lie in one Apium graveolens cultivar Ventura chromosome 3, ASM990537v1, whole genome shotgun sequence genomic window:
- the LOC141713228 gene encoding uncharacterized protein LOC141713228 isoform X1, with product MGGKKELDLVFRNRYYYATLNKSNPPRAYFLDIDTGSDVTWIQCDAPCIKCFPQRITEYQEKLPKGPQLKDDDEDEDEKGEEDEHGDALCGACGENYGQDEFWICCDICEKWFHGKCVKITPARAEHIKQYKFTSCSNKRVRP from the exons ATGGGTGGAAAGAAGGAACTGGACTTGGTGTTTCGGAACAG GTACTATTATGCAACTCTTAACAAAAGCAATCCACCAAGAGCTTACTTCCTCGATATAGATACCGGAAGTGATGTCACCTGGATACAATGTGATGCACCTTGCATCAAATGTTTTCCG CAGCGAATAACAGAATATCAAGAGAAGTTACCGAAAGGTCCACAActaaaagatgatgatgaagatgaggatgagAAAGGAGAGGAAGATGAGCACGGAGATGCATTGTGCGGAGCATGTGGAGAAAACTATGGTCAAGATGAGTTCTGGATCTGCTGTGACATCTGCGAGAAGTGGTTTCACGGAAAGTGTGTAAAGATTACCCCAGCAAGGGCTGAGCATATCAAGCAGTACAAATTCACTTCTTGCAGCAACAAGAGGGTACGCCCTTAA
- the LOC141713228 gene encoding uncharacterized protein LOC141713228 isoform X2, translating into MGGKKELDLVFRNRYYYATLNKSNPPRAYFLDIDTGSDVTWIQCDAPCIKCFPRITEYQEKLPKGPQLKDDDEDEDEKGEEDEHGDALCGACGENYGQDEFWICCDICEKWFHGKCVKITPARAEHIKQYKFTSCSNKRVRP; encoded by the exons ATGGGTGGAAAGAAGGAACTGGACTTGGTGTTTCGGAACAG GTACTATTATGCAACTCTTAACAAAAGCAATCCACCAAGAGCTTACTTCCTCGATATAGATACCGGAAGTGATGTCACCTGGATACAATGTGATGCACCTTGCATCAAATGTTTTCCG CGAATAACAGAATATCAAGAGAAGTTACCGAAAGGTCCACAActaaaagatgatgatgaagatgaggatgagAAAGGAGAGGAAGATGAGCACGGAGATGCATTGTGCGGAGCATGTGGAGAAAACTATGGTCAAGATGAGTTCTGGATCTGCTGTGACATCTGCGAGAAGTGGTTTCACGGAAAGTGTGTAAAGATTACCCCAGCAAGGGCTGAGCATATCAAGCAGTACAAATTCACTTCTTGCAGCAACAAGAGGGTACGCCCTTAA